The Lysobacter capsici genome has a segment encoding these proteins:
- a CDS encoding SRPBCC family protein, with amino-acid sequence MTRLIEILISLAIVAVLFLVVGIVLPSSRHLSHSVETNRKLTIVFDTLNSMRRFKDWNPLALRDPNMEIKLVGKEEGVGARLEYSSKERGLGNGSWEIVKSEPGKLVGYKISSVERGDNKRSEFTLKPTGKNNRNVEITQTYDVDYGWDLLGRYSGLYVSSNVGEDVKMGLARLSNLLATVPNYDYSKLSETDPAGAPKIVDRPAENVLSVTAAVERNNDKIKGQIHSNMEWIKKVIAANGLEAVGPVRIVTNEFGAETYSFDVVQQVRKIGDTSTEATKLDVKIDGPGNPVKAELLPPTKVVVSSSSGHNFAALPPVRDAVRAWALTRGYTTTDRPYEAWKAGIDESFDPALGKFDVYWPVK; translated from the coding sequence ATGACCCGTCTGATCGAGATTCTGATTTCACTGGCGATCGTCGCCGTGCTGTTCCTGGTTGTCGGCATCGTGCTGCCGTCGAGCCGCCATCTGTCGCACTCGGTTGAGACCAACCGCAAGCTGACCATCGTGTTCGACACGTTGAACAGCATGCGCCGCTTCAAGGATTGGAACCCGCTGGCCCTGCGCGATCCGAACATGGAGATCAAGCTGGTCGGCAAGGAAGAGGGCGTCGGCGCCCGTCTGGAGTATTCGTCCAAGGAACGCGGCCTGGGCAACGGCAGCTGGGAAATCGTCAAGAGCGAGCCGGGCAAGCTGGTCGGCTACAAGATCAGCAGCGTCGAGCGCGGCGACAACAAGCGCTCGGAGTTCACCCTCAAGCCCACCGGCAAGAACAACCGCAACGTCGAGATCACCCAGACCTACGACGTCGACTACGGTTGGGACCTGCTGGGCCGCTACTCCGGCCTGTACGTGAGCAGCAACGTCGGCGAAGACGTCAAGATGGGTCTGGCGCGCCTGAGCAACCTGCTCGCGACCGTGCCGAACTACGACTATTCCAAGCTGTCCGAAACCGATCCGGCCGGCGCGCCGAAGATCGTCGACCGTCCGGCCGAGAACGTGCTCAGCGTGACCGCCGCGGTCGAGCGCAACAACGACAAGATCAAGGGCCAGATCCACTCCAACATGGAATGGATCAAGAAGGTCATCGCCGCCAACGGTCTGGAAGCGGTCGGTCCGGTCCGCATCGTGACCAACGAGTTCGGCGCCGAGACCTATTCGTTCGACGTGGTCCAGCAGGTGCGCAAGATCGGCGACACCAGCACCGAAGCGACCAAGCTCGACGTCAAGATCGACGGCCCGGGCAACCCGGTCAAGGCCGAGTTGCTGCCGCCGACCAAGGTCGTCGTCTCTTCCAGCAGCGGCCACAACTTCGCGGCGCTGCCGCCGGTGCGCGACGCGGTCCGCGCCTGGGCGCTGACCCGCGGCTACACCACCACGGATCGTCCGTACGAAGCGTGGAAGGCCGGCATCGACGAAAGCTTCGATCCGGCGCTGGGCAAGTTCGACGTGTACTGGCCGGTCAAGTAA
- a CDS encoding GNAT family N-acetyltransferase yields the protein MSIVVRDVREHELDSVLALNNAAGPAILPLDAARLRHFFDSAEYFRVAERDGTLAGFLIGMGSNTDHDSSNFRWFRDRHPDFFYIDRIVVASRRRGGGVGRAFYADAQSYAELRYPQLACEVFLEGGNDPALLFHGSFGFREVGQHVMEEAGVRAAMLMKPLCSYAWVRETYGDALPEASWLTRPRVPVRRVHDQAAQRPTGTCP from the coding sequence ATGTCGATCGTCGTCCGCGACGTGCGTGAGCACGAGCTGGATTCCGTCCTTGCCCTCAACAACGCCGCCGGCCCCGCGATCCTGCCGCTGGATGCGGCCCGTCTGCGTCATTTCTTCGACAGCGCCGAATATTTCCGCGTCGCCGAGCGCGACGGGACCCTGGCCGGTTTCCTGATTGGGATGGGCTCGAATACCGATCACGACAGCAGCAATTTCCGCTGGTTTCGCGATCGTCACCCGGATTTCTTCTATATCGACCGCATCGTCGTCGCCAGCCGGCGCCGCGGCGGCGGTGTCGGCCGCGCGTTCTATGCCGACGCCCAGAGCTATGCCGAGCTGCGCTATCCGCAGCTGGCCTGCGAGGTGTTCCTGGAAGGCGGCAACGACCCGGCCCTGCTGTTCCATGGCAGCTTCGGTTTCCGCGAGGTCGGTCAGCACGTGATGGAAGAAGCCGGCGTGCGCGCGGCGATGCTGATGAAACCGCTGTGCAGCTACGCCTGGGTGCGCGAAACCTACGGCGACGCCCTGCCCGAGGCCAGCTGGCTGACCCGTCCGCGGGTGCCGGTGCGGCGCGTGCACGACCAGGCCGCGCAGCGGCCGACCGGGACGTGCCCGTGA
- a CDS encoding sensor histidine kinase: MLARLTPTQLMRFAGLFTWGMAGCWLVIMWLEPEAAATLPGGSEHTFFLLILRWVAIHLAFGAVYWWASRGLGQRRPGPTDYAMVLVLTACAIGVGYYSNSGIGSILLMVVAGLLPWLLPLRVGAAWLVLGNLSIIPVFVIAIGQPLLVAIVQSLAYAGFSSLVFVSSLVAMQQAQAREDQRRLNAELRATRALLAESARINERTRISRELHDLLGHHLTALSLNLEVAGHLSEGRVKEHVQQAHTLARLLLTDVREAVSQLRENGAIDLALALRPLAENVPALDIRMDIETPLTLDDPERAHVLLRCTQEIITNTVRHAGAQHLWIDVRRSGEQIVMSARDDGRGADHLIAGNGLRGMRERLQQYGGQLLIETRAEAGFCLQLTLPATAAAMAREGALA; this comes from the coding sequence ATGCTGGCTCGCCTCACTCCTACTCAACTCATGCGGTTCGCCGGGCTGTTCACCTGGGGCATGGCGGGGTGCTGGCTGGTGATCATGTGGCTGGAGCCGGAAGCGGCGGCCACCCTGCCGGGCGGCAGCGAGCACACCTTCTTCCTGCTGATCCTGCGCTGGGTCGCGATCCACCTGGCCTTCGGCGCGGTGTACTGGTGGGCCAGCCGCGGCCTGGGCCAGCGCCGGCCGGGGCCGACCGACTACGCCATGGTCCTGGTCCTGACCGCCTGCGCGATCGGGGTCGGCTACTACTCCAACAGCGGCATCGGCAGCATTTTGCTGATGGTCGTGGCCGGGCTGCTGCCGTGGCTGCTGCCGCTGCGGGTCGGCGCGGCCTGGCTGGTGCTGGGCAATCTGTCGATCATCCCGGTGTTCGTGATCGCCATCGGCCAGCCGCTGCTGGTCGCGATCGTGCAGTCGCTGGCCTATGCCGGCTTCTCCAGCCTGGTGTTCGTCAGCTCCCTGGTGGCGATGCAGCAGGCCCAGGCCCGCGAGGACCAGCGCCGGCTCAACGCCGAGCTGCGCGCGACCCGCGCGCTGCTGGCCGAAAGCGCGCGGATCAACGAGCGCACCCGGATCTCGCGCGAACTGCACGACCTGCTCGGCCACCACCTGACCGCGCTGAGCCTGAACCTGGAAGTCGCCGGCCACCTGTCCGAAGGTCGGGTCAAGGAACACGTGCAGCAGGCGCATACTCTGGCCAGGCTGCTGCTCACCGACGTGCGCGAGGCGGTCAGCCAATTGCGCGAGAACGGCGCGATCGATCTGGCCCTGGCGCTGCGTCCGCTGGCCGAAAACGTACCGGCGCTGGACATCCGCATGGACATAGAAACGCCCCTGACCCTGGACGACCCCGAGCGCGCCCACGTGCTGCTGCGCTGCACCCAGGAGATCATCACCAACACCGTGCGCCATGCCGGCGCGCAGCACTTGTGGATCGACGTGCGCCGCAGCGGCGAACAGATCGTCATGAGCGCGCGCGACGACGGCCGCGGCGCCGATCACCTGATCGCCGGCAACGGCTTGCGCGGCATGCGCGAGCGGTTGCAGCAGTACGGCGGCCAACTTCTCATCGAAACCCGGGCCGAGGCGGGCTTTTGCCTGCAGCTGACTCTCCCCGCCACCGCGGCCGCCATGGCCCGCGAAGGAGCGCTTGCATGA
- a CDS encoding DUF423 domain-containing protein produces MNLPAHDARDGRAALFPPPFSSRCLAAAGALLAALAVALSAYAAHVADPAGQSRLQTAAMYAFGHGIALAALAPLARRALSRYALIALLIGTLVFAGGLACAYFFRTSTALLPYGGSLMILAWLVYAIDALRR; encoded by the coding sequence ATGAACCTTCCCGCGCACGACGCCCGCGATGGGCGAGCCGCGTTGTTCCCGCCGCCGTTTTCGTCGCGATGTTTGGCCGCCGCCGGGGCCTTGCTGGCCGCGCTCGCGGTCGCCTTGTCGGCCTACGCCGCGCACGTGGCCGATCCGGCCGGGCAATCGCGCCTGCAGACCGCGGCGATGTACGCCTTCGGCCACGGCATCGCGCTCGCCGCGCTGGCGCCGTTGGCGCGCCGCGCCCTGAGCCGTTACGCCTTGATCGCGTTGTTGATCGGCACGCTGGTGTTCGCCGGCGGCCTGGCCTGTGCGTACTTCTTTCGTACATCGACCGCTCTGCTGCCGTACGGCGGCAGCCTGATGATCCTGGCGTGGCTGGTCTACGCCATCGATGCCCTGAGGCGCTGA
- the minC gene encoding septum site-determining protein MinC gives MPVSVAVDYEQAGELKIGQVGIANLRIRTLDVERLTEEMRSRVQRAPNMFGRAAVVIDFGGLSQTPDAVTAQALLDGLRAAGVLPVALAYGTSETDRLAQALGLPLLAKFRASYEKAEGGVEPVAAAAPKREPAPAPAEPARTSRPGISAAGAATSTSVGLIQSAPVRSGQQIYADNRDLTVLTTVGAGAEVIADGSVHIYGPLRGRALAGAQGNTKARIFCREFHAELVAIAGHYKVLEDIPKELRGKAVQIWLEDEQIKIAALD, from the coding sequence GTGCCCGTGAGCGTAGCCGTGGATTACGAACAAGCCGGCGAACTCAAGATCGGCCAAGTCGGCATCGCCAACCTGCGCATCCGCACCCTCGATGTCGAACGCCTGACCGAAGAAATGCGCAGCCGCGTGCAGCGCGCGCCGAACATGTTCGGCCGCGCCGCGGTGGTGATCGACTTCGGCGGCCTGAGCCAGACCCCGGACGCGGTCACCGCGCAGGCGCTGCTCGATGGTTTGCGCGCCGCCGGCGTGCTGCCGGTGGCGCTGGCCTACGGCACCAGCGAGACCGATCGCCTGGCGCAGGCCCTGGGCTTGCCGTTGCTGGCCAAGTTCCGGGCGTCGTATGAAAAAGCCGAGGGCGGGGTCGAGCCGGTGGCGGCGGCCGCGCCCAAGCGCGAACCGGCGCCGGCACCCGCCGAACCGGCCAGAACCTCGCGCCCCGGGATTTCCGCCGCGGGCGCAGCGACGTCCACTTCGGTCGGACTGATCCAGTCCGCCCCGGTGCGTTCGGGCCAACAGATTTACGCCGACAACCGCGACCTGACCGTGCTGACCACGGTCGGCGCCGGCGCCGAAGTCATCGCCGACGGCTCGGTGCACATCTACGGCCCCTTGCGCGGACGCGCGCTGGCCGGCGCGCAAGGCAATACCAAGGCCCGCATCTTCTGCCGCGAGTTTCATGCCGAGCTGGTCGCGATCGCGGGCCATTACAAGGTGCTCGAAGACATCCCGAAGGAACTGCGCGGCAAGGCCGTGCAGATCTGGCTGGAAGACGAACAAATCAAAATTGCGGCGCTGGATTGA
- a CDS encoding M15 family metallopeptidase codes for MRGPGTVLINTPEIELWPGGLLRARSNHDARALARARHVLRRKRDGRFLAADLPEGLLPLVHRLMREDGIDAALDALDRIVEYRREGLVRVHELPLDRIEHRLDALGLDGVAYEQRSGLALVAEPDRLALAGVDRFRRPLWLHPAAARAWTHLREAAQRDGIVLDAISGYRSHDYQLGIFERKLARGLSVEEILTVNAAPGYSEHHSGLALDIGAPGEPPAEESFEHTAAFAWLRERAGGYGYAMSYPRGNPHGIVYEPWHWRYTPA; via the coding sequence ATGCGCGGCCCCGGCACTGTCCTGATCAACACGCCCGAGATCGAACTGTGGCCGGGCGGCCTGCTGCGCGCGCGCAGCAACCACGACGCCCGCGCCCTGGCGCGCGCGCGGCACGTGCTGCGGCGCAAGCGCGACGGCCGTTTCCTCGCCGCCGACCTGCCCGAAGGGCTGCTGCCGCTGGTCCACCGGCTGATGCGCGAAGACGGCATCGACGCCGCGCTCGACGCCCTGGACCGCATCGTCGAATACCGCCGCGAAGGCCTGGTCCGCGTGCACGAGCTGCCGCTGGACCGGATCGAACACCGGCTCGACGCGCTCGGCCTGGACGGCGTCGCCTACGAACAACGCAGCGGCCTGGCCCTGGTCGCCGAACCCGACCGATTGGCGCTGGCCGGCGTCGACCGCTTCCGCCGCCCGCTGTGGCTGCACCCGGCCGCCGCGCGCGCCTGGACTCACCTGCGCGAAGCCGCGCAACGCGACGGCATCGTGCTCGACGCGATCTCCGGCTATCGCAGCCACGATTACCAACTGGGCATCTTCGAACGCAAACTCGCGCGCGGCCTGAGCGTCGAGGAGATCCTCACCGTCAACGCCGCGCCGGGCTACAGCGAACACCACAGCGGCCTCGCCCTGGACATCGGCGCGCCGGGCGAGCCGCCGGCCGAGGAATCGTTCGAACACACCGCGGCCTTCGCCTGGCTGCGCGAGCGCGCCGGCGGCTACGGCTATGCGATGAGTTATCCGCGCGGCAATCCGCACGGGATCGTCTACGAACCCTGGCATTGGCGCTACACGCCGGCCTGA
- a CDS encoding response regulator — MIPNPIRVLLVDDQTLVRQGVRSLLALAEGIEVVAEAGDGRQAVEIIPQIRPDVVLMDMRMPVMSGLEALQALSRAGYLPPTIILTTFDDDQLVLAGLKAGAKGYLLKDVSLAQLVGAIQAVADGGSLVQPAVTQRLLSGLEHMRNDFVSLDRPDPLTERETEILRLMAGGFSNKEIANSLGVAEGTIKNHVSNILSKLGVRDRTRAVLKAFELQLV; from the coding sequence ATGATCCCCAACCCCATCCGCGTATTGCTGGTCGACGACCAGACCCTGGTCCGGCAGGGGGTGCGCTCGCTGCTCGCCCTGGCCGAGGGCATCGAGGTCGTGGCCGAGGCCGGCGACGGCCGCCAGGCGGTCGAGATCATTCCGCAGATCCGCCCGGACGTGGTCCTGATGGACATGCGCATGCCGGTGATGTCCGGCCTGGAGGCCCTGCAGGCGCTGTCGCGCGCGGGCTACCTGCCGCCGACCATCATCCTGACCACCTTCGACGACGACCAACTGGTGCTGGCCGGGCTCAAGGCCGGCGCCAAGGGCTATCTGCTCAAGGACGTATCGCTGGCGCAACTGGTCGGCGCGATCCAGGCGGTGGCCGACGGCGGTTCGCTGGTCCAGCCGGCGGTGACCCAGCGCCTGCTGTCGGGGCTGGAGCACATGCGCAACGACTTCGTCAGCCTGGACCGGCCCGATCCGCTGACCGAGCGCGAGACCGAAATCCTGCGGCTGATGGCCGGCGGCTTTTCCAACAAGGAAATCGCCAATTCGCTGGGCGTGGCGGAGGGGACGATCAAGAATCACGTCTCCAACATCCTGTCGAAGCTCGGCGTGCGCGACCGCACCCGCGCGGTGCTCAAGGCGTTCGAGCTGCAACTGGTCTGA
- a CDS encoding class I SAM-dependent methyltransferase — translation MTRTPPRHSDARVLEAWRENAAPWTQAVRAQAIESRRLVTDRAVVEAALRLAPRSVLDLGCGEGWLSRALCLHGIEVHGVDAIADLIDAARRMRTGAAAPEPRYDCLSYEDIAAGALQARYDLAICNFSLLGDDSVAGLLGAMPGVLNPRGRLLIQTLHPPQACGEASYLDGWRDGSWAGCDAAFGEPAPWYFRTIGGWVALLERSGLRLRELAEPVHPVSGRPVSLLLVADAG, via the coding sequence ATGACCCGCACCCCACCGCGCCACAGCGACGCGCGCGTGCTCGAGGCCTGGCGCGAGAACGCCGCGCCGTGGACCCAGGCCGTGCGCGCGCAGGCGATCGAAAGCCGGCGCCTGGTCACCGACCGCGCCGTCGTCGAGGCCGCGCTGCGGCTGGCGCCGCGCAGCGTGCTCGACCTGGGTTGCGGCGAAGGCTGGCTGAGCCGCGCGCTGTGCCTGCACGGCATCGAGGTGCATGGCGTGGATGCGATAGCGGACTTGATCGATGCCGCGCGCCGCATGCGAACCGGCGCCGCCGCGCCCGAGCCGCGCTACGACTGCCTGAGTTACGAGGACATCGCCGCCGGCGCCCTGCAGGCGCGTTACGACCTGGCGATCTGCAATTTCTCCCTGCTCGGCGACGACAGCGTGGCCGGGTTGCTGGGCGCGATGCCGGGCGTGTTGAACCCGCGCGGCCGGCTGCTGATCCAGACCCTGCATCCGCCGCAAGCCTGCGGCGAGGCGTCCTACCTCGACGGTTGGCGCGACGGCAGTTGGGCCGGTTGCGACGCGGCGTTCGGCGAACCGGCGCCGTGGTATTTCCGCACCATCGGCGGTTGGGTCGCGCTGCTCGAACGCAGCGGCCTGCGATTGCGCGAACTGGCCGAACCGGTGCATCCGGTGAGCGGGCGGCCGGTTTCGTTGCTGCTGGTTGCCGATGCGGGCTAG
- a CDS encoding DNA-3-methyladenine glycosylase family protein has product MPRQVRGYDAQAAYAHLSKRDRKLGAWMKKVDALEGGPIPSDPRWRKSFDPVDALARAILFQQLSGKAASTIVGRVEAAIGASRLHYDTLGRCDDATLRGCGVSGNKLLALRDLAAREARGEIPDLRRMASMDNDAIIAALVPIRGIGRWTVEMMLMFRLGRPDILPVDDLGIRKGAQRVDKLEAMPAPKALAELGERWGPYRSYASLYLWRIADIADGPKIGKAKTNRSQD; this is encoded by the coding sequence ATGCCGCGCCAGGTTCGCGGTTACGACGCACAGGCGGCTTACGCGCACTTGAGCAAGCGCGACCGCAAGCTCGGTGCGTGGATGAAGAAAGTCGACGCGCTCGAAGGCGGCCCGATCCCGAGCGATCCGCGTTGGCGCAAGAGCTTCGATCCGGTCGATGCGCTGGCGCGCGCGATCTTGTTCCAGCAGCTCAGCGGCAAGGCCGCCTCGACCATCGTCGGCCGGGTCGAAGCCGCGATCGGCGCGAGCCGCCTGCATTACGACACCCTGGGCCGCTGCGACGACGCGACCTTGCGCGGCTGCGGCGTGTCGGGCAACAAGCTGCTGGCGCTGCGCGATCTGGCGGCGCGCGAAGCGCGCGGCGAGATTCCCGATCTGCGGCGCATGGCGAGCATGGACAACGACGCGATCATCGCCGCGCTGGTGCCGATCCGCGGCATCGGCCGCTGGACCGTGGAGATGATGCTGATGTTCCGGCTGGGCCGACCCGACATCCTGCCGGTCGACGACTTGGGTATTCGCAAGGGCGCACAACGCGTCGACAAACTCGAGGCGATGCCCGCGCCGAAGGCGCTGGCCGAACTCGGCGAGCGCTGGGGGCCGTATCGCAGCTATGCCAGCTTGTATCTGTGGCGGATCGCCGATATCGCCGACGGACCGAAGATCGGCAAGGCCAAGACGAATCGTTCGCAGGATTGA
- the minD gene encoding septum site-determining protein MinD: protein MTEIIVVTSGKGGVGKTTTSASLSCGLARRGHKVAVIDFDVGLRNLDLIMGCERRVVYDFVNVVNGEANLKQALIKDKRFENLFILAASQTRDKDALTKEGVQKVLEDIAAEGFDYIVCDSPAGIEKGAFLAMYFADQAVVVVNPEVSSVRDSDRILGLLASKTRRAENGEKVKEHLLLTRYSPKRVEDQEMLSIGDVEEILGLKTIGVIPESGDVLNASNKGEPVILETESDAAQAYDDAVARLLGDTRPMRFTQVEKKGFFTKLFGG, encoded by the coding sequence TTGACCGAAATAATTGTTGTCACTTCGGGCAAGGGTGGCGTCGGCAAGACCACCACCAGCGCCAGCCTGTCTTGCGGCCTCGCCCGTCGCGGCCACAAGGTCGCCGTGATCGACTTCGACGTCGGCCTGCGCAATCTCGACCTGATCATGGGTTGCGAACGCCGCGTGGTGTACGACTTCGTCAACGTGGTCAACGGCGAAGCCAACCTCAAGCAGGCGCTGATCAAGGACAAACGGTTCGAGAACCTGTTCATCCTGGCCGCCTCGCAGACGCGCGACAAGGACGCGCTGACCAAGGAAGGCGTGCAGAAGGTGCTCGAGGACATCGCCGCCGAAGGCTTCGACTACATCGTCTGCGATTCGCCGGCCGGTATCGAAAAGGGCGCGTTCCTGGCCATGTACTTCGCCGATCAGGCGGTGGTCGTGGTCAACCCGGAAGTGTCGTCGGTGCGCGACTCCGACCGCATCCTGGGCCTGCTCGCGTCCAAGACCCGCCGCGCCGAGAACGGCGAGAAGGTCAAGGAGCACCTGCTGCTGACCCGCTACAGCCCCAAGCGCGTGGAAGACCAGGAGATGCTCAGCATCGGCGACGTCGAGGAAATCCTCGGCCTGAAGACCATCGGCGTGATTCCCGAATCCGGCGACGTGCTCAACGCGTCCAACAAGGGCGAGCCGGTGATCCTGGAAACCGAATCCGACGCCGCCCAGGCCTACGACGACGCCGTCGCCCGCCTGCTCGGCGACACCCGACCGATGCGCTTCACGCAAGTGGAAAAGAAGGGCTTCTTCACCAAGCTGTTCGGAGGCTGA
- the minE gene encoding cell division topological specificity factor MinE produces MGLFDFLLAKKPTANVAKERLRIIVAHERAGRGGGPDYLPMLQRELLEVIRKYVNVDAESVKVDLIGEGDNKVLDISVALPETPHQAQA; encoded by the coding sequence ATGGGTCTGTTCGACTTTCTGCTGGCCAAGAAACCCACCGCCAACGTCGCCAAGGAGCGTTTGCGGATCATCGTCGCGCACGAGCGCGCCGGCCGCGGCGGCGGTCCCGACTACCTGCCGATGCTGCAGCGCGAGCTGCTCGAGGTGATCCGCAAGTACGTCAACGTCGACGCCGAATCGGTCAAGGTCGATCTGATCGGCGAAGGCGACAACAAGGTGCTGGATATTTCCGTCGCCCTGCCGGAAACCCCGCACCAGGCGCAAGCCTGA